In Triticum aestivum cultivar Chinese Spring chromosome 5B, IWGSC CS RefSeq v2.1, whole genome shotgun sequence, the following proteins share a genomic window:
- the LOC123113942 gene encoding uncharacterized protein: MTAQALAPPPPEPRQLSLADLRAVSVLGRGAKGVVFHVVPEGEGGAGDVAMALKAVSQEAVRHKKSGGSGGGDGQQRRRPQLPPPPPDRDVLRLRHTGRDQDPGGLALHRA, encoded by the exons ATGACGGCGCAggcgctcgcgccgccgccgccggagccgcggcAGCTCAGCCTGGCGGACCTCAGGGCCGTCTCCGTGCTCGGCCGCGGCGCCAAGGGCGTCGTCTTCCACGTCGTGCCCGAGggcgagggcggcgccggcgacgtcgCCATGGCACTCAAGGCGGTCTCGCAGGAGGCCGTGCGGCACAAGAAGAGcggcgggagcggcggcggggacggacagcagcggcggcgacctcaactccctccgccgccgccagaccGAGATGTTCTCCGACTCCGTCATACG GGACGCGACCAAGATCCTGGTGGCCTCGCACTCCACCGCGCCTGA